The genomic interval GCGGACCGTATCTCCGCATGAGGTCGATGGTGGGAAGTTCGCGGAGCGCGGCGAACATCTCTACCGGGGGCGGCGGCTCCCCGCCCGGCTGCTTCCGGCCGTTGCCGCGGAACCAGCCGAAACTCGCGGAGAGCCCGAAGGCGCCCCCCTCGAAGATGCCGAAGTAGCCGTACCGGCCGCCCGCCGACCCGATCGACCCGCCGGCCGCGAGGGGGATGGCCGCGGCGTGCGCGGGGTGGCGCTGCGTCATGAGTTGCGTCTGGTTTTCCCCCAGGTAGGAGCAGCCGAAGGTCCCGACCTTCCCGGTCGACCAAGGCTGTGTCGACGCCCACTCGACGGCGTCATAGCCGTCCTCCCGGTCCGCCGCAGACAGGAGATAACGCCCTTCCGACGCGTACTTGCCGCGCACGTCCTGGACGACGACGGCGTATCCGTGGCCCGCGAAGAACCGTGCCGGAGAGATCGCGCCGGCCCGGTAGGATGCCTTGTCGTACGGCAGCCGGATCATGACGACGGGAAGGCGGTCCCCCCGGTCCGACGGCTCGGCCGGAAGGTAGAGGTCGGTCGCGAGGCGAACCCCGTCCCGCATCGGGACCATGAGATCCGTCGCGACCCGCACCTCGTGCTCCGGCTCTGCGACCTCGTATGGATTGGACGGGTCCGGCGCGAATCGATGGAGGGCGGCGCCGGCGCCCGCCGCGCTCCGGCCGTCGGCGACCGCGCCCGGGAGCGCGTCTCCGTCTCCGGAACAGGCGGCGAAACCGGCCGCCAGCGCGACCATGATGGACGCAGCCGGTCGGACATGCCGAATCCGATGATGTCCCGTTTCGTTCATAGCTGTTCGCAACGCCTCCCATTCGACTTCCAACGGATTCAACGGCTCGTTATCCGCGGACGCAAGCGCGCGGTTCGTCACATCCGCGCGCGTCGGATCGTCTTATCTCCAGACCCTGGCGCTCTGCCGGGCTACCGTTCATGGAACGTCGGGAGCGACAATGACCGAGGCGAGAACGTTCGCATCCGGGGGTCCGCGCGCCCGATCCGGCGCGCGCCGCCTCCGGCTCATCGGCCTGCGGACCGTTCTCCTGCTCGCCGCCGCGGGGTGCGGCGAATCGCCCACGGGCCCGCCGGGGGGCGTGGACGAGATCACCCGGCTTCCGCGTGCCTTGAGCGCCGCGGAAGTCGAGGTCATCAGGGCGGGCAACCGGTTCGCCTTCCGCCTCCTCGCGCAGGCCAACCACCCCGGCGACAATCTGTTCCTGTCGCCTTTCTCGGCTTCCATGGCGCTTGGGATGACCATGAACGGGGCTGCGGGGGAGACCTGGAGCCAGATGCGTGACGTGCTGGGATTCGGGGCCCTCGCCGAGGACGAGGTCAACGCCGCCTACGCGTCGCTGATGGAGCTCCTCATCGGCCTCGACCCGGCCGTCGAGACGGCCGTCGGAAACTCGGTGTGGACTCGGCAGGGCTTCCCGGTGCATGCGAACTTCCTGACCGCCGTGCGCCGGAGCTTCGAAGCCGAGGTGGCGGAACTCGACTTCGCGAATCCTTCGGCGTCCGTCCGGATCAACGACTGGGTCAAGGCCGCGACGAACGGCCGCATCGAAAACATCGTTCCCGCGGCAATCCCCGCCAACGTCGTCATGTATCTGATCAACGCGATCTATTTCAAGGCTCCGTGGACGTTCCAGTTCGATCCGTCCCACACGCGAACCGAGCCTTTCCACCTCGACGACGGATCCACGCGGACCGTACCACTCATGACCCTGCGGAGGGACCTGCCCTATCAGGAGAACGACCGATTCCAGGCCGTGGACCTGCCGTACGGGGGCAGCGCGTTCTCGATGACGGTCCTCCTTCCAACGCCGGGCGTGAGCGTGGACGAACTCGCTGCGTCTCTCGACGCGGCGCGATGGGAGGATATCGCCGACAGCTTCCGCGAGACCGATGTTACGCTCTTCCTCCCGCGCTTTCGGATGGCCTACGAACGTACGTTGAACGACGATCTGAGCGCGCTCGGCATGGTCGACGCGTTCGATCACCGGGCGGATCTCACAAGACTCTCGCCGGCCGGAGGCCTTTGGATCTCCAGCGTGAAGCAGAAGTCCTGGGTCGAGGTCAACGAAGAGGGTACCGAGGCAGCCGCCGCCACCGTGGTCACGGTGGTTGAGAGCGCCGGTCAGGTGGTTCGGGCCGACCGTCCGTTCCTGTTCTTCATCCGGGAGCGCCTCTCGGGCACGATCCTCTTCGCCGGGAAGGTCGCGAGCCCACCCGCGGGCTGACCGCGGCCGGCGGAATCCGGCGCGGGAGATCCGGCACGGACTGCCGGATTTGTCCAGCGGCCCCTGCGCCCCAAGATTCGCGCCATGGCTTCGGACCTCCACGAGCGGATCTGCAACGTCGTCGCCCGGATTCCGGCCGGTCGCGTCGCCACCTACGGGCAGGTCGCGCAGCTCGCCGGGCTCGGCGGACAGGCCCGGCTCGTAGGCTATGCGCTCTACGCTTCCGACCGGCCGCTCCCGTGGCACCGGGTGATCAACGCGCGTGGCGAGATCAGCCCCCGTGGCGACTCGTACTCCGAGATGATCCAGTACCAGTTGCTGGCCAACGAAGGGGTGGAATTCGACAAGTGGGGACGCATCTCGCTCAAGCGCTTCCGCTGGAACGGGGAGATGCCCCCCGCGACCGGCGAGCCTCCTCCTGTCGCTGGCGGGTCTCAGTAAGCCGCCACACCTTGCAGTCCGAAGCTGCGGCACCGTCGCGGGCGCCCATGGCGGGACCGCTGCCGCACCCAGATCCGGAGCAGCGCATGCGTCGTGACTTCCGCACCTATCCGGCCCGCACATTCGCCGGCGTCCTGCTCGCCACGCTGGCCGGCGGCGGCTTCGCGGCGGCGCTGCACGCGCAGGACACCCGCGTCGAGACCGCCAGCGGGCACGTCGAGGGCGCCCTCGTCGACGGGATCCTCTCCTTCAAGGGGATCCCGTTCGCGGCTCCGCCCGTGGGGGACCGGCGCTGGAAGCCGCCGCAGCCGGTCGATGCTTGGGGGCAGCGGACGCTGCGGGCGCAGAGCTTCGGCCCGGAGTGCATGCAGACCCCCTACGGCGCGGGTTCGTTCTTCGGAGGTCCCCCCGCCCCTACGGCGGAGGACTGCCTGTACCTCAACGTCTGGACCGGGGCCGCCGACGCCTCGGAGCGGCGGCCGGTCATGGTGTGGATCCACGGCGGCGCGCTCACGCGGGGGTCCGGCTCCACCGGCATCTACGACGGGACGGTGCTGGCGGAAAAGGGCGCGGTCGTGGTCACGATCAACTACCGGCTCGGACCGTTCGGCTACCTCGCGCACCCGCTCCTCACGGCCGAGTCCGAGCACGGATCGTCCGGCAACTACGGGGTTCTCGACCAGGTCGCCGCGCTCGAGTGGGTTCGCGACAACATCGCGGCGTTCGGCGGGGACCCGGAGCGCGTGACGATCTTCGGCGAGTCGGCCGGCTCGTGGAGCGTGAACACGCTGATGGCGACGCCGCTGGCGGCGGGACTCTTCCACCGCGCCATCGGACAGAGCGGGGGGCGGTTTGGCCCCATGATGCGCCTTTCGGACGCACCGGCCGGCGGACGCTCCGCCGAAGAGATCGGAACGGCGTTCCTCGGCGCGCTCGGGGCGGAGACCCTGGAGGACATGCGCAAGCTCTCCGCCGCAAGCGTGATGGCGGGGCTCGAGACGCCGGCCGGACGCGGTTTCAGGACGGCGGAGAACGTGGACGGCTGGGTGTTGCCGACGGACGTGACGACGGCGTTCGCCGAGGGAACGCACAACAACGTCCCGGTGCTCGTCGGATTCAACGCGGATGAGATGACCTCTCTCTCATCCCCGAGATCCGTGCCGGAGACGCTCGGCGCGTGGCGCGAATGGGTGGCCGGCCGCGTCGGCGACGATGCGGAGAGCTTCGACGCCGCCTACCCCGTGGAGGAGGAGGGTGAGATCTTTGACGCCTTCATGCGAAGCCGCGGCGACGCCCTGTTCGGCATCCAGATGCGGACGTGGGCGCGGGCGTCGGAAGCCGCCGGCGCGGGTGCCTGGCTCTATTACTTCACGCACGAACCGCCCGGACCCGCGAAGGACTATCTCAAATCGTACCACGCGGCCGAGATCGTATACGCCTTCGGCAACGTCGGTCCCGGCGAGCGGGAAGCCTTGGACCGCCAGTTGGCGCAGACGATGTCCTCCTACTGGGTCAACTTCGCCGCGAACGGCGACCCGAACGGCGCCGGGCTGCCTCCGTGGCCGGCCTACACGCGCGACTCCGAGGCCCATCTCGTGCTGGGGCCGACGGTCGAAGCCGGAAGCGAACTCCGCACGGTCCAGCTCGATTTCTGGGGGCGGCGCCTCCGCGCCGGGACACCCTGATGGCGCCGCCGAGCCAAGGGACCACGGAGGGGAGTGCCGCGGTGGCCGGGCCGCTCTGCCGGCGACTCGCCGAGATCCGCGCGCAGAAGGAGGCCGCCCGACCGGCAGCCGCCACGGCGGTCATGCACGCCGGCACGGAGGCGCTGCGAAGTTCCGGCATCCTCGACCGAATCCCCGGCGTGGGCGACCGGGCGCCGCTCTTCGCGCGGCCGAGCGTGGACGGCCCCACGGTCCGGCTCACAACGCTCCTCAAGCGGGGCCCCGTGGTGCTCAGCTTCTTCCGGGGCCGTTGGTGACCGTACTGCCGCGAAGAGCAGGCTGCTCTTCAGTCGGTTCTTCCAGAGATCGAAGCGAGGGGTGCGCGCCTCGTCACGCTCTCTCCCCAGCTCCCGGAGTTTGCCCGCGGCTGGATCGAGGAGGACGGCATCGAGTTCGATGTGCTGCTGGACCTCGGGTTGGGCGTGGCTCGCGACTACGGTCTGACGTTCACCGTCGACGGCGACCTGCGGACCCTGTACCGCGACGGACTCGGCATCGATCTCGCCCGCTTCAACGGCGACGAGTCGTGGGAACTCCCGCTCACGTCCACCTTCGTCATTGACCGCTCGGGGGCCATCGTCTACGCCTCCGCCGACCCCGACTACACGGCCCGCGCCGAACCGGCTGACGTCGTCGCCGCCATCCCGACCTAGAGTGCACGAGCCCCCGCCGGAGGTGCGGCTTCTTCATGGGATCCGGGGGCGGATGCGGGACGGAGTCCGGCTCTCGGCGGATGTCTATCTGCCGGCTTCCGGAGGCCCCTTCCCCGCCATCCTGACCCGGACGCCGTACGAGAGCGGCCGGGACGTGTTCGTCGAGAACGGCGTCTGGTGGGCGGAGCGCGGGTACGCGTTCGTCGTTCAGGACTGTCGCGGACGGTTCGAGTCCGAGGGCGTATTCCACGCATATCTCCCCGAGATCGAGGATGGGTGCGACACCCTGGAGTGGCTGGCGGGGCAGGCGTGGTGCGACGGGAAGATCGGGATGTGGGGGCGCAGCTACGGGGCCCTCACGCAGTGGCTCAGCGCGCCGCTCGGAAGCCCGCACCTCACCTGCATGGCCCCGCACGTAATCTGCGACGACCACTTCGGCGACTGTCACTACCTCGGTGGCGCCTTCCAGTTGCTCCTCTCGCTCAGCGCGGCCGTGATCTGGGAGACGAACCTCGCGATCGTGACCGGCCCACAGGCCGCGCGCCTGTTCCAGAACCCGAAGTTCTGGGCCCATCTGCCGATCATCGAGATGGACGAGCGCGCGATCGGGCGGAAGATCCCGTACTGGCGCGAGTGGCTGGAGCACCCGACGCGGGACGAGTACTGGCGGCGCCTCAGGGTCACGGATCGCTACCACCGCGTCACGGCGCCGGCGTTTCAGCAGGGCGGGTGGTACGACGCGTATGCGGGGTCGGCGCTCCGCATCCACGAGGGGATGACGGCGGGAGCCGCGACGCCCCCGGCCCGCGCGCAGAACCGGACGCTCATCGGTCCGTGGTCGCACGAAATCCCGGAGACCGCGACGGTCGGCGACCTCGACTTCGGACCCGATGCCTGGGTGGATGTGCGGGAGGAGGAGCGGCGCTGGTTCGACTGGCAGCTTCGCGGCGTGGACGACGGGATCGGCGAGGATCCGCCGCTGCGCTGGTTCACGACGGGCGCCAACCGCTGGCGTGACGGCGCGGAGTGGCCGCCGCCGGGGACGGAGGAAGTGCCCTGGTACCTGCACAGCCACGGGCGCGCGAACCGGAGCGATGAGGCCTGGCTCGATCCGGAGCCGCCGGGGCACGAGCCCCCGGACCGCTTCGAGTACGATCCGGGCGACCCGGCGCCCTCGCTCGGGGGCAGCCTCTCTTCCCGGCTGATCACGACCCACGCCGAGACGCCGATGCGGGGCGGCCCCGTCGAGCAGGCGCCGCTCGAGCGACGGCCCGACGTGCTCGTCTACACGTCGGCGACGCTGGAGCGCGATCTAGAGGTCACGGGGCCGGTCGAGGTGGTGCTCTACGCCGAGTCGTCGGCGCGCGACACGGACTTCGTGGCGCGGGTGACGGACGTCGATCCGGCGGGAGGCTCGTTCGTCCTCACGGAGGGGATCCTGCGCGCGCGG from Candidatus Palauibacter australiensis carries:
- a CDS encoding serpin family protein, which produces MTEARTFASGGPRARSGARRLRLIGLRTVLLLAAAGCGESPTGPPGGVDEITRLPRALSAAEVEVIRAGNRFAFRLLAQANHPGDNLFLSPFSASMALGMTMNGAAGETWSQMRDVLGFGALAEDEVNAAYASLMELLIGLDPAVETAVGNSVWTRQGFPVHANFLTAVRRSFEAEVAELDFANPSASVRINDWVKAATNGRIENIVPAAIPANVVMYLINAIYFKAPWTFQFDPSHTRTEPFHLDDGSTRTVPLMTLRRDLPYQENDRFQAVDLPYGGSAFSMTVLLPTPGVSVDELAASLDAARWEDIADSFRETDVTLFLPRFRMAYERTLNDDLSALGMVDAFDHRADLTRLSPAGGLWISSVKQKSWVEVNEEGTEAAAATVVTVVESAGQVVRADRPFLFFIRERLSGTILFAGKVASPPAG
- a CDS encoding MGMT family protein, with product MASDLHERICNVVARIPAGRVATYGQVAQLAGLGGQARLVGYALYASDRPLPWHRVINARGEISPRGDSYSEMIQYQLLANEGVEFDKWGRISLKRFRWNGEMPPATGEPPPVAGGSQ
- a CDS encoding carboxylesterase family protein — translated: MRRDFRTYPARTFAGVLLATLAGGGFAAALHAQDTRVETASGHVEGALVDGILSFKGIPFAAPPVGDRRWKPPQPVDAWGQRTLRAQSFGPECMQTPYGAGSFFGGPPAPTAEDCLYLNVWTGAADASERRPVMVWIHGGALTRGSGSTGIYDGTVLAEKGAVVVTINYRLGPFGYLAHPLLTAESEHGSSGNYGVLDQVAALEWVRDNIAAFGGDPERVTIFGESAGSWSVNTLMATPLAAGLFHRAIGQSGGRFGPMMRLSDAPAGGRSAEEIGTAFLGALGAETLEDMRKLSAASVMAGLETPAGRGFRTAENVDGWVLPTDVTTAFAEGTHNNVPVLVGFNADEMTSLSSPRSVPETLGAWREWVAGRVGDDAESFDAAYPVEEEGEIFDAFMRSRGDALFGIQMRTWARASEAAGAGAWLYYFTHEPPGPAKDYLKSYHAAEIVYAFGNVGPGEREALDRQLAQTMSSYWVNFAANGDPNGAGLPPWPAYTRDSEAHLVLGPTVEAGSELRTVQLDFWGRRLRAGTP
- a CDS encoding CocE/NonD family hydrolase: MRDGVRLSADVYLPASGGPFPAILTRTPYESGRDVFVENGVWWAERGYAFVVQDCRGRFESEGVFHAYLPEIEDGCDTLEWLAGQAWCDGKIGMWGRSYGALTQWLSAPLGSPHLTCMAPHVICDDHFGDCHYLGGAFQLLLSLSAAVIWETNLAIVTGPQAARLFQNPKFWAHLPIIEMDERAIGRKIPYWREWLEHPTRDEYWRRLRVTDRYHRVTAPAFQQGGWYDAYAGSALRIHEGMTAGAATPPARAQNRTLIGPWSHEIPETATVGDLDFGPDAWVDVREEERRWFDWQLRGVDDGIGEDPPLRWFTTGANRWRDGAEWPPPGTEEVPWYLHSHGRANRSDEAWLDPEPPGHEPPDRFEYDPGDPAPSLGGSLSSRLITTHAETPMRGGPVEQAPLERRPDVLVYTSATLERDLEVTGPVEVVLYAESSARDTDFVARVTDVDPAGGSFVLTEGILRARYRGGLDRTELLEPNEATELRIRLYPMSHVFRAGHRLRLQITSSCFPRFSRNLNTGDDVGTGTRMRTARNTILHSAACPSHLRLPIRAPSSG